Within the Miscanthus floridulus cultivar M001 chromosome 17, ASM1932011v1, whole genome shotgun sequence genome, the region ACCCAAATTTGGGAGGACTCTAGGCGTGTCCGGGCCGCTCGGTGAGCCGTCGGATTCCCCACCACCAGACCAGACGGACGGCGGACACGGGAGGCCAACAGCGCCACGGCTCTGCCCGCCCGCCCAGCCCCCGCTCTGGCAAGCAGGCCCCGCTCCCCCTCCGTGGATAGAACGAACGAACGAGAGGCTGTGCTGAACGCGCGGAAGGTCCACGGACGTGGggcccgcccctcccctcccgtccCGCGTTCTACTACCCGCGCGCTGTGGTGAGGTCACCGTGGGCGAGAACCAGCTCCGTGGACCCGGTCTGCTGTACATAGGCCGAGCAGACCCCACTTCGCGTGCTGTTTCAGTGCGGTGTTAGGCTATGCACCGGGTCCACGGTCCAGATCCCGCGGGACGGAGAGCGGAGGAGGCTTTGGCCCGATTCGCGCGGCCCGGCCCCGGATCGAACGATTTGGGGAAAAGGTGTTGTGTTTCACAAAAGAGGCAAACACTAAAGCCGGTAACGGAAACCCTAATCCCCCAATCCCTCCCGAATTGCTATTTAATGTTCCTGTTCTTCCCCTCCGATCCGATGTCCTCCCCTGTAGCTGCGCTCCCCGCGGCGATCGAACCCCGGGTCGCGGCACTCGCCGCCGTTGAGGAGGAGGTTTCCGGCGCTGGTTCCAGCGCCTTGTCGTCGGCGCCATGAGGAAGAAGCTGGACGCGCGCTTACCCGCTGTAAGATTCAATCTCAGATCCTATGATTGGTTTGAATTCCTGTATCCTGGTTCCTGTGCGTATTTGTGCGCGGATGATAGATACGTGTGACTGTTATGCATGTGGCTGTTTGAATTTCTGATGGTGGAGTTTGCTtgcgatttctttctttcttttttgttcttccTCATGAAAGGTTTCCCTATGATTCCACTGAATTGGTATGCTCTAAGCTTATGGTATGCATGGTTGTGTTTCACATAAACTTTTTGTGGTTCGTTCAGTACATACATCAGGATATTTCAGGACTTTGGTTGGTTGTTGATTTTGTGAATTCGCGGTAGATCTAAGCAGTCGATCTGTACAGGGTCCTGGAATGTTTAGGTCTTGTTACCTACGACCAGCATTTCTGTGATGGGTTTTTGGCGTAGATCAGGTTTCCTCAGGGGTCTTGTTTGAGTAGATTTAATTCTGAGAATTACATGCTTAACTACCAGGTCATAATTCTATGATCTGTTATAATTTAAGGAATGATGAAGAGCAAAATTTTTGGTGTCCAGATGCATTGAGAAGTTTTCAAATAATATTCTTTTTGGATGTTCCCGTTGTTAGTTTAACCATTATCGATTGTCTGCAAGCCCTTATAATTCTAGACCTATGGTGGTTGATAGTGTGGTTACTGGATTATCAGCTTAGTTTTGTGATGGCGGTTGATAGTGTGGTTACTGGATTATCAGCTTAGTTTTGTGAGAATGCCGGTGGTTTTGTGATACCATGTGATCCCAAGCATGATATAATCATCTGGTGTAATTTCTATTCAAAGGAAATCGTGTACTCATCAGTTATTTTGCAATGGTATTTTATCGGTGTGGTATGCATTTGTAGATTTAAATATTTAGGCGGCAAAAGTCAGTTTCACATGGAATCCCATATGTGGTGCATAGTCATTTGGGATGCAATCTTCACTATCATTTGCTCTGAAATTATGTTTCTACATATGCTAGGATTGATGTTTGTCACCTCATGTAGCAAAGCAAGTAGACAAAATTAATTACATACCACTTTCATTTTTTACTCAAGTTGTGGAATGGAAAGGCGGTTGATGTTTAGTATGGGATAATCATAATTACGAACATTGCTTCAAGTAATTTCTTGACTATACCCTTGTGTTGATCTAATGTCGACTTGTTGTGTTTTAACATACAGCCTCGGATTAAGAAGATCATGCAAGCAGATGAAGATGTGGGCAAGATTGCTTTAGCTGTACCTGTTCTAGTGTGTAAGTCaatctactattttttttgtTACCATTTACCTAGATAGCTGTTTGGCATCCTACTATATCAATTTTAGCCATATAGTTCTTTCACTAATCAGTAATCACTGCAGAATGAATCTTTTTTCCCGCCATGTTATGATTCTGTTATCCAAGAATTGATTAGGATTTAATTTAGGAGACCAAAAGGATAAAATCACATGCAACTAAACTATATTTTCATGTAAAGCGTGTACTTCCCATGCTTGTCGATGTATTACTTTATCAGAAATAGAATGTTTTAATTGGTTCTCTGGTTTTGATATTGGTGCCAAAATATTGTTATGTAATGTCAGGCGTTCTCTTTGGAAAACTTAGGTACTTATAAGTATTACCATAAGCAAAATGTGATAGCTCTCTATTGTTTCTGGAATTGTTTTGACGAAGTATGATGCAGTATAATATAGTTATCGCAATCTTCATCAATCATTACAACGTATTATTTAGAGAAAGTTAAGTAATGTAGTAGCAAGATTAAATTGGTCCATAATTCCATTTGGCAGTGGATGTAGAAAATTAAACAGGACTACTGTTTTAAATAGTGTGGATTATTTATCAGTTGCAAAATGCAGAGTATGCTTTAAATCATATGTTGATATCTGTACTCTAATTTCCGCTTTGTCTTCCGCTGGTGATACATGCACTTTTCTTTATTTCAATTGAATTGCCTTCCAGCGTTTGAGATGATATGTCTGCATACTGTGCAAAGTAACTCCAAATTTGTCTTGCCATTTTTGAACATCAATATAATTTCTTTTAGCATTGCCCACATTTTGTTCAAATTATCTAACATCCATGTCTTGAATGTCCTTGATTTGTAGCAAAAGCATTGGAGCTATTTCTGCAAGATTTATGTGATAGGAcatatgaagggcgggcctggtgcaagcggtagagtcttaccgcctgtgaccggaaggtcccgggttcgagtcgcagtctcctcgcattgcacaggcgagggtaaggcttgccactgacatccttccccagaccccgcacagagcgggagctctctgcactgggtacgcccttttatgTGATAGGACATATGATATTACAATTCGAAAGGGGGTCAAGACTGTGGGTTCTTCCCATTTGTAAGTATACTTGACCCATCGGGTATATTTTTTCGTTTGATCAATGTAAGAGGTTGGAGCAAGTTATAGAAAATATATGAGTGCATAGCCCTACTTGATTATCATAAAAAAGAAGCTTAGTAGTATTTATCTGCTTTACATTTTAGTCTTTCCTTTGTTGCACATTGATTTTACATGTCGCATGTAGGCTATTCTACAAGCAAGCAATAAACTTCAGTATATATTGGTATTGGCAAGGAAGGCCTTGCTTTGGCTTGGCAGGAGCATAGGTTCTGTATAGGCATTCCTTTTCAGGCTAAACTGTTCTGAGTTATATTATCTGGTGATCCTGTGTACTAACTGCTGTTTAGGGTCCACATTAGTTGTGTTCGAATCCTGTAAATTCTTTCTTTGCTGATATTTATAATGATCCTAGTCTTGTGAGAAAGAAAAATTAAGTGTGTGTTGCATGGCCTGTTGAGTGATTGGAAAAAAAAATGTAGACAGGTGCTGGCGAGGCATGGGGGTGGGGTATAGGTTGTGTTATGTCATTGTATGGAGAGAAAATGAACTTATTTTCTGGATTGTAGTATCATTTTTTGCATGTTTTTAATTCATCATTTCTTTAACTTATTAAGTTTTTTTGCTTAATGTGTTCAGGAAGCAGTGCATACAAACGTACAACGTCTATGACTTCTTGACTGAAGTAGTCAGCAAAGTTCCAGACATTGGTCCTTCTGATGTTATTGCTGATGACAAGCTTGGCAAAAGGAGGTAATTTATCTATCTTGTAGTTAACAAGGTTCTTACATGTCCCAATCATCTTCTACAAAGTGTTAATAGATGTCGAATTGTCATCAggaaagctgaagaagatggAAGTGAGGAGGAATTAAAGAGGACAAGAAACGTAAGTCACTATTATCCATAAGACCATAATAACTCTTTGTGGATGTTGTATATTTCACAGCTCTCATACATCTTTCAGAAAATTTGGCGAAATAACCAATTTTACCCCTCAAATTTTACTCGAGGCTCAATTTTGTCCCTGAACTTTTGGATTGGCCATTTCAATTCTATAACTTTCTCTTTTGGGGGCTCAAACCTGTCCTTGCTCCCATATGGCATGCCACATTACATGCCTTGTCACTCATGGACATTAGTTGCTGTTTCATCACACATGAAATGTCTCTTTTGTTCTTGTTATGCTCAATTACTAAGGGAATGGATGCAACAATATCCCAGTCCAATTGACTATGAGCATCCTTAACTATTTTTTACCCTTTTTGTTTCTTTACTGATATGTTACTTCACTGTCTCCTTCAATGCCCTTTCTTTCCTTGTTGGATTATGGTTAATCGTACTCTCACTTATCACATAATATATCTGTAGACAACCTTTTATAGCTGCCAAGGTAGCGGATTAGTCATTGGTTGGAGATTACATCATACATTCCTTTGGTAATGTAGCAAAACAAGTGTAAAAGAGACTTCTCTTCCGCGATTGCTCAACAAAGGATGACCAACACTGGCTAGGCATGCCATGTTGGAGTAAGGATATATTGGAGCCAAAAAAGAGAGCTTAGTGACTAGATTGGTCGGTTTGAAAGTCCCAAGGATGGACAAAGTGGTCTATTTTTTCGACTAATATTAATCTAAAGTATCTGCCAGAACTTAATTTCCTGCTGTTATGTGTCTTCCATGTTTCACTTCATATTATCAAATATGATAATCCCATTTTCTATTGAACCTTAGACTTTCTGAGTTCATTTTGCTGAATGAGTTGCTTTTGTGCAGGAGGCAGAAAGCTATACAAGCAATGGCAGAGGCCGTGGGAGAGGCCGCCGTGGACGTGGAGCTTGGCGGGAGGTTTTCACAACTCATGAACAATTCGCGGAGAACCAATCTAGCAAGCTTGCCAGCCTATAACTTGGAGGTAGCAGATGAGGTCCCGAATGCAACTGAAGCAAAAGCGGCTACTACACCAGTGAGCAATGCCAGGGCTTCCTTAGGGAACATTGACTTGAATTTGGAtccaactgatgaagaggatgaggTTACAGTGCCACCCCAAGCCCAGCTGCCAGCTCCAGCAACTAGTTCCGTCGCAGCCACTGCAGGACCTGGACCATCTGTTCCACGGTCAAAGGAAGGAGCAAAACTCAAGGACTTTCTTGGTGCTTGGGAACTGCCTGACATGAACAAGATGGAGATGGACCCTATCCAGTTTGCTTTGTCAACAGACCATAGattggaggaggatgaggattaTGACAATGAAGACTAAGCCCCGCCTTTATAGCTTCAGAGTTGGTAAGTAGGAATAGCAAGACAACTGTAGGTTCAACTTAACTCTGTAGCAGTTTTCATGTATCATTTGTATCATAGCCGCCGAAGCTGCTGATGTAGCTTACAATGTTCCAGAGGTTAAGGTCGCTCGACTAGTTGACTGTAATGTTCTAAAGTTAGATTCCCTCAACAGCTAGTGCTTCTGCAGATAGTACCAGTTGTACATTCCAGTTGCTCTCCAGTTTAATGTTAAAGTACCAGTTGCACATTCCAGTTGCTCTCCAGTTTAATGTTAATTATTATGCTTTTGCTTCCTTGGATAGTTGAGAAATCTCTTGGTTGATGTATGATGTGTGGCAACATATAAAAAGCAAGAAGGCTTTCAGATTTCTTAGTACAGCTCATTCCATTACAGGAGTCAATATATCATATAGGATACAATACATGTGGTAAGATGCTGGTTTATTCATCATAAATATTATACTTTTCCAGTGGGATGTATTTCATGTCCGACAGCTAAATTCTTTCATTGTTGTGATCCAGCCTCCAGCGAAAAGCTTGTGAGCCTTGAGGGGAAAACACATCATGGCACTAGAAGATGATACCTTTACTACCTGAAATATGGTTATCCAAGCACAAGGAGAACTTTAAACAGTGATCGCAGCTTGCTAATACCAGGTTCTACAGAACGAACCATTTTAGTCTTTATTCCCTTCTACGCATTTCTTGTGCTAGTCCCTGTAGAAAGATCCTGTACCTCAGGCGGCCGCGGCGTCCCCGACCGGCTGGAAGCTCTGCAGctgcttgaagttctcccacacctTCTCCCACACCTTGGCCTCGTACAGCTTCTTGCCGCCGCCGGCCTCCTTCACCTGGACGGTGAAGTGGTGCATGGTCCCGGCCACCACCTGGTGCCTCACCTTCACCAGCCTCTCGAACTCCAGCATCGCGTTCTGCACGTGTGTTATACATACATGTGATAGATATACATCGTCAGTGACGGCTCCGATCTCCGATCTCAACTTAAAAAAGGTGCAAAGGAAACGTGTCTTACGGTCTTGCTGTTGTGCTCGGCGACGGCGAAGCGCGCGAGCTCGATGGCCTCGAGGTCGTTCTCGTGGCCCGCCGGCGCGTCCCGGACGTCGCCCACCATCCCCACGCGCCGCTCGTTGTGTGCCTCGGCCATCGCTGACGCGGTCCGGTGACGGTGAGCGGATGTGCGGCgggagggagaggaagcatacGTCTGGAGTGGACAAGGGGGCAGGATTTATAGCGAGAGGGAACAAACTAAAAGCAATGGCGTGTGTGTTTGCGCTGGTCGCCGTTTGCCGGACGATGCGAATACGGTGATGGGGACGCGGGCGGGGCGAAGGATGCCGCGGTACCGGTACTGCGTCGTTGACGGCGACGCGACTCTGATCCGATGCTTTGCGAGGAAGCAAAGCGGTGCGGCGAAGGAATGCTGTGGAGCCGTCGGTATGCTTTGGCTCCGTGGACGGCCGGGTCCCGTCAcctgttttgagttttttttacgCGGAGTGAAATGATTCTCTGCCTAGAGCTTATTGGGGAAGAAATTGTGCGATCGAATCGAATATATCGTTTCAGTTCACACCAAGGTATGGCCGGTGAGAAGGGAGTGTTAAAAGGGTCTTCTACCAGAGTTAGTGGAGGGAGGTCTCACACATTTACAGTGAGCAGACGACGCAATTCTGGTCCTGGACTACTCAGAGCAAGAGATTatgaacacatgaattttttgttGTTTTGTTATGAAGAGATATCTGGAACGACGATAAACACTCAAAGAGTATTGTGTTTACCGTAGGTCTCAATGACAGGGAAAGTCAGAATATAGCTGATGCTTTCAATTGCACACGGCAAATGACAGAAGATTAACTAAGGCTGAATTGAGTAAGCGGGGGAAATAGAGAGAAGACTAGTGACCTGGAAATGTGGACACTTGTTATATGGGGGGGTGGAGATCTATCTTGATTATTAACACAAGCCTCAATAGCATTCCTGTGTATACGGGTGAGAACCCGCTCGCGAAAAAAAGCATTCCTGTGTATACTATGGGTTTCTATTGGCTACACGAAGGAACTCACCAGAgatttgacttgctagagggGAAATGCTTTCGGTAAGGAGtgggaaataaaaagaaataacATATGATCAAATGGGAGACATACCCTGGGTTCAACTAGATGGGAAAAGCATTACAACAATGAAAAATTACCAAGCCATGCAAAGAAAGGTTTCTTTCTTGTGGAGAGACGTTCTGAAATCACATACAATGAATTAATGCAAGTGAACCTACAAAATAG harbors:
- the LOC136515063 gene encoding cysteine proteinase inhibitor-like, producing the protein MAEAHNERRVGMVGDVRDAPAGHENDLEAIELARFAVAEHNSKTNAMLEFERLVKVRHQVVAGTMHHFTVQVKEAGGGKKLYEAKVWEKVWENFKQLQSFQPVGDAAAA